In a genomic window of Scheffersomyces stipitis CBS 6054 chromosome 4, complete sequence:
- a CDS encoding NADPH-cytochrome P450 reductase (go_function oxidoreductase activity~go_process electron transport), which translates to MALDTLDFAVILVLTVAILAYIVKTNFFSEPKSTGFLSADALAGNNLLDVIKKNNKNAVIFYGSQTGTAEDYASKLSKELSARFGLKTMTVDFSDYDLTNFDSISEDTLCFFLMATYGEGEPTDNANEFCEWLENDADTLSTLKFTVFGLGNSTYELYNAVGKKLDQQFEEKGAERFADYGEGDDGKGTLDEDFLTWKDNLFESLKNNLNLEEHELTYEPGLRLEESDFLTLADDNVSHGEPDKTYITGSGDLSKGPFDHSHPYLSPIKYTKELFNSKDRSCVHLEFDLSGSNLRYSTGDHVAIWPSNSNENILTFAKAFGLEDKLDTVFELVALDLTISIPFPTPISYGAVLRHHLEITGPVSRQFLLSIAGFAPDASSKKEVARIGNDKKAFAEEITHKSLNIADALLVISDGKPWSSVPFEFIIESISHLQPRYYSISSSSLTEKTTINVTAVVEAEKVGSQLVTGVVTNLLKNIEIEQNKTGEKPVVTYDLSGPRGKFSKFKLPIHVRKSTFKLPTNPSTPVILVGPGTGVAPLRGFVRERVNQKQNGTSVGETVLFYGCRRSDEDFLYKDEWPQYAKTLGSSFEIHTAFSRETEKKVYVQHKILEQSSKINKLLESGAFIYVCGDASRMARDVQASFAKILSQERGISEEKAGDLLRSYKTQNRYQEDVW; encoded by the coding sequence atggCTTTAGATACTTTGGACTTCGCCGTCATCTTGGTGCTCACTGTGGCCATACTAGCGTACATAGTCAAaacaaacttcttctccGAGCCAAAGAGCACTGGTTTCCTTTCGGCTGACGCTCTTGCTggcaacaacttgttggacgtaatcaagaaaaacaacaagaatgcAGTCATTTTCTATGGGTCTCAGACTGGTACTGCTGAAGACTATGCCTCCAAGTTGTCGAAGGAATTGTCTGCCAGATTCGGCTTGAAGACCATGACAGTGGACTTCTCCGATTATGACCTCACCAACTTCGACAGCATTAGCGAAGATACTCTCTGTTTCTTCCTCATGGCTACCTACGGTGAAGGTGAACCAACCGATAATGCTAATGAATTCTGTGAATGGCTTGAAAACGACGCTGACACTTTGTCCACCTTGAAGTTCACTGTCTTTGGCTTGGGTAACTCGACTTACGAACTCTACAATGCTGTTGGTAAGAAGCTCGACCAGCAGTTCGAAGAAAAGGGTGCTGAGAGATTTGCTGACTACGGCGAAGGTGACGATGGTAAAGGCACTTTGGACGAAGACTTTTTGACCTGGAAGGATAACTTGTTTGAATCGTTGaaaaacaacttgaacttggaagagcACGAATTGACTTACGAGCCGGGCTTGagattggaagaaagtgaCTTCTTGACCCTCGCCGATGACAATGTTTCCCACGGCGAACCTGACAAGACCTACATTACCGGTTCAGGTGATTTGTCCAAAGGACCTTTTGACCACTCTCACCCTTACTTATCTCCTATCAAATACACCAAggaattgttcaactcgAAGGATAGATCTTGTGTCCATTTAGAGTTTGACCTTTCTGGTTCCAACTTGAGGTACTCTACTGGTGATCATGTGGCTATCTGGCCATCCAATTCCAACGAGAACATTCTTACTTTTGCTAAAGCCTTTGGTTTGGAAGACAAACTTGACACTGTGTTCGAATTGGTAGCTTTGGATTTGACTATTTCCATCCCTTTCCCCACTCCTATCTCGTACGGTGCTGTTCTCAGACATCATTTGGAAATCACTGGTCCTGTTTCAAGACAGTTTTTGCTTTCAATTGCTGGTTTTGCTCCTGACGCTTCTTCTAAGAAGGAAGTTGCTAGAATTGGTAATGATAAGAAGGCCtttgcagaagaaattaCCCACAAGAGCTTAAACATTGCTGATGCCTTGTTGGTTATTTCTGACGGAAAGCCATGGTCGTCTGTTCCTTTTGAGTTCATCATTGAATCGATTTCCCACTTGCAGCCTCGTTACTACTCCAtctcgtcttcttctttgacgGAAAAGACTACAATTAATGTTACTGCTGTCgttgaagctgaaaaggTCGGATCTCAATTGGTCACTGGTGTAGTCAcaaatttgttgaagaatattgaaattgaacaaaataAGACTGGAGAAAAGCCAGTGGTTACGTACGACTTGAGCGGCCCCAGAGGCAAGTTCTCCAAGTTCAAGCTTCCAATTCACGTCAGAAAGTCCACCTTCAAGTTGCCTACTAATCCTTCCACTCCCGTCATTTTGGTTGGTCCTGGTACTGGTGTGGCCCCTTTGAGAGGTTTTGTAAGAGAAAGAGTTAACCAAAAGCAAAACGGTACGTCTGTAGGTGAAACCGTGTTGTTCTATGGCTGCAGAAGACTGGACGAAGATTTCTTGTACAAGGATGAATGGCCCCAATACGCAAAGACTTTGGGATCCAGCTTTGAAATCCACACTGCATTCTCAAGAGAAACTGAAAAGAAGGTCTACGTGCAACATAAGATCTTGGAACAGTCTTCgaagatcaacaaattgttggaaagCGGAGCCTTTATCTACGTCTGTGGTGATGCTTCCCGTATGGCCAGAGACGTTCAAGCTAGTTTCGCTAAGATCTTGTCCCAAGAAAGAGGTATCTCCGAAGAAAAGGCAGGTGATTTGCTCAGGTCATACAAGACCCAAAACagatatcaagaagatgtctGGTAA
- a CDS encoding predicted protein produces MFDDQITQDENYLVKTLHDQHPDNGHVIIESTLESLSKNVGNALDDFLSKDSSTFRYNYGRLNGMVPEKSTYFHNQFPRKSTNLDSEYHHTSLDADILSRWIPRSILKIFVPILYFQDLQKEQAQKRLSRKRELDMEYHMTARPVPTLEELNLCASFRGKGVWDRNGTWFCTSQDVSSTPYKQDEFGPKIFKSYNSWITWESNIQNRIEEAKRSEDWDLVKSLRRAKNPPPKM; encoded by the coding sequence ATGTTCGACGACCAAATCACGCAAGATGAGAATTATCTTGTCAAAACGCTCCACGACCAGCATCCAGATAATGGCCATGTTATCATCGAGTCGACGCTAGAGCTGTTGTCTAAAAATGTAGGGAATGCATTGGATGACTTTCTCTCTAAGGATTCACTGACCTTTCGCTACAACTATGGCAGATTAAACGGAATGGTTCCTGAAAAGTCAACATACTTCCATAACCAGTTCCCTCGTAAATCGACTAATTTAGATAGTGAGTACCACCACACAAGCTTAGATGCTGATATTCTTTCACGGTGGATCCCCAGATCAATTCTCAAGATATTTGTGCCGATTCtttattttcaagatcttcagaaagaacagGCACAAAAGAGGTTGTCTCGTAAAAGGGAGTTGGATATGGAGTATCACATGACTGCAAGACCGGTTCCAACCTTAGAAGAACTCAATTTATGTGCTTCGTTTAGAGGAAAAGGAGTATGGGACAGAAACGGCACCTGGTTCTGTACTTCGCAGGATGTgtcttcaactccataCAAACAAGATGAGTTTGGTCCGAAGATCTTTAAATCTTACAACTCCTGGATCACCTGGGAGCTGAACATACAGAATAGGATAGAGGAGGCCAAGAGACTGGAGGATTGGGATTTAGTCAAGAGCCTAAGGAGAGCGAAAAACCCTCCACCCAAGATGTAA
- a CDS encoding U2 snRNP component prp10 codes for MAPGLAKKRDLVGSYTISSVLSEELRKEHKHEDSITSAKLQESIVKNDYTRKSLHGNASLDFDKTMSYKEIMEQREFEREEVRVKKLIEKKKQDNSLQEPEQILRRKRKRRWDVTPEEYERTNNVDSNQLSLVSEADAEASKFLQKILESNQKLPVVNGIPLTDEILDKILPDGFKKVTPPDGYKPDVDIAPDLDYYVPPEVSQDLVAARAMESQIPTDIQGVTGLEFFKQEDMKHFGKLTTIKDTEGLSSEEKNEINSMKLLLKIKNGSQITRKRSLRRLTDNARKFGPKVIFSQILPILLEPNLGDQERHVLVKLVGRILFQLDDLVRPYTQKILSVISPMLIEEDFTLRLEAREIISALTRAAGLANMISTLRPDIDHADEYVRNITSRVFAIVANTLGLQTFFPFLKAVLKSKKNWMARHTGIKIVQQLCILLGGGNGTSILPFLTQLVDILKPSLSDEVLQVRTITALTLAQLADNVKPYGIESFETVLEPAWLGLKHHRGKGLASFLKCIGAIIPLMQHDKNYEEYSNYYTKEITNIMTREFNSPDDDMRKSILRIMLDLPLSRHLITKYRSELINPFMKSFWNRRTASDSQQITRLVVDVTAELGKKFDFLEVFEAIVIFTKDENEQLRRVAIAAINKMITSSPEELIALDSQLEVKLVDGVLFAFQEQTVQHKIYLQGFGAVATALNVRLKPHLNSIISTILYRLKNKSPEIRLQSSDLIAIIAPVIKQCSEGDENVLYKLILILYESLGEVYPDVLGSIINALYACIDALDKSSLYVMSNPSINQILPTLTPILKNRQEKVQEACIKLVGLIAQKNAETINAKEWMRICFELLEMLKSPKKRIRVAANDSFGYIAKTIGPQDVIVMLLNNLRVQERQLRVCTAVAMGIVAKTCAPFTVLPAIMNEYRIPDKNVQNGVLKALSFLFEYLDGKTTKDYLFAITPLLEDALTDRDQVHRQTAATVIKHVALNSVGLANIDYHEVFIHYLNLILPNVFETSPHVISRILESIDALRVVLGTGIFVNYLWAGLFHPARKVRSPYWKLYNYAYMQNSDSLVPYYPQIENLSDDDTVEYHIEELDLFL; via the coding sequence ATGGCTCCAGGTCTTGCAAAGAAACGAGATTTGGTAGGCTCGTACACGATTTCTAGTGTGCTATCGGAGGAACTTCGGAAAGAGCACAAACATGAAGATTCTATTACCTCAGCCAAGCTCCAGGAGCtgatagtgaaaaatgacTATACCCGGAAATCGCTTCATGGGAATGCATCGTTGGACTTCGATAAGACGATGTCATATAAGGAGATTATGGAACAGCGAGAGTTTGAACGAGAAGAAGTCCGAGTCAAAAAATtgatagagaagaagaaacaagataATAGTCTCCAAGAACCAGAGCAGATTCTTCGGAGAAAGCGTAAAAGACGGTGGGATGTGACTCctgaagaatacgaaaGAACGAATAACGTTGACTCTAACCAATTGAGTTTGGTTTCTGAAGCAGATGCTGAAGCTTCGAAGTTCTTGCAGAAAATTCTTGAATCAAATCAAAAGCTCCCCGTAGTAAATGGAATTCCTCTAACAGATGAAATTCTTGACAAGATTCTTCCTGATGGGTTCAAAAAGGTTACACCACCAGATGGTTACAAGCCAGATGTAGATATTGCCCCAGATTTAGACTACTATGTACCTCCTGAAGTAAGTCAAGATCTTGTAGCAGCCAGAGCCATGGAGAGCCAGATTCCCACAGATATACAAGGAGTAACAGGActtgagttcttcaaacAGGAAGACATGAAGCATTTTGGTAAGTTGACCACCATAAAAGACACTGAGGGACTCTCTTCTGAGGAAAAAAACGAGATCAATTCCATGAAactcttgttgaaaatcaagaatggCTCACAGATcacaagaaaaagatctTTGCGTAGACTTACCGATAATGCCAGAAAATTCGGTCCCAAGGTGATCTTCTCACAAATTCTTCCTATTTTACTTGAGCCCAACTTGGGTGACCAGGAAAGACATGTGCTCGTCAAACTTGTAGGTAGGATCTTGTTTCAATTAGATGATCTCGTACGTCCATATACTCAAAAGATTCTATCGGTGATCTCTCCGATGCttatagaagaagatttcacTTTGAGATTAGAAGCCAGAGAGATTATTTCGGCATTGACAAGAGCGGCAGGTTTAGCCAACATGATTTCGACATTAAGGCCCGATATCGATCATGCTGATGAATACGTGAGAAACATCACATCTAGAGTATTTGCGATAGTAGCAAATACACTCGGGTTGCAGACATTTTTCCCATTTTTAAAGGCTGTTCTCAAGTCcaaaaaaaattggatGGCTAGGCACACCGGTATCAAAAtagttcaacaactctgtATATTATTGGGAGGAGGCAATGGAACGTCCATTTTGCCTTTCTTGACTCAGTTGGTAGATATTCTCAAACCTAGCTTGTCAGACGAGGTTCTCCAGGTGAGAACTATCACAGCACTCACTTTGGCGCAACTAGCGGATAACGTAAAGCCTTATGGAATTGAATCGTTCGAAACAGTTCTAGAGCCAGCTTGGTTAGGTTTGAAACATCATAGAGGTAAAGGTCTTGCCAGTTTCTTGAAGTGTATTGGAGCAATTATTCCATTGATGCAGCACGATAAAAATTACGAAGAGTACTCTAATTACTATACGAAAGAGATTACCAACATTATGACGCGTGAGTTCAACTCACCGGACGATGACATGAGAAAGTCGATATTACGTATCATGTTAGACTTGCCATTATCCAGACATCTTATCACCAAATATAGACTGGAATTGATCAACCCCTTCATGaaatctttctggaatAGAAGAACTGCGTCTGATTCACAGCAGATAACAAGGCTAGTAGTTGATGTCACCGCTGAGTTGGGCAAAAAATTCGACTTTTTGGAAGTCTTCGAAGCCATTGTCATTTTCACCAAGGATGAGAATGAACAACTTAGAAGGGTCGCCATTGCTGCGATCAATAAGATGATAACCTCTTCTCCTGAAGAACTTATAGCCCTAGACTCTCAACTCGAGGTCAAATTAGTGGATGGTGTTTTATTTGCATTCCAAGAACAAACCGTACAACACAAAATCTATTTGCAAGGTTTTGGTGCTGTTGCCACTGCTCTTAATGTTAGACTAAAACCTCATTTGAATTCCATCATCAGTACCATCTTGTACCGATTAAAAAACAAATCCCCTGAAATAAGACTTCAATCATCTGACTTGATAGCCATAATTGCTCCTGTTATAAAACAATGTTCAGAAGGTGACGAGAACGTATTGTACAAGCTTATTTTGATATTGTACGAATCATTAGGAGAAGTATATCCTGATGTGTTGGGTTCTATTATTAATGCCTTATATGCTTGTATTGATGCTCTTGACAAATCGAGTTTATATGTGATGTCTAACCCTTCGATAAACCAAATCTTGCCAACCTTGACACctatcttgaagaatagacAGGAAAAGGTCCAGGAAGCATGTATCAAGTTGGTTGGTTTGATAGCACAGAAGAATGCGGAAACTATCAATGCAAAGGAATGGATGCGTATATGttttgaattgttggaaatgcTCAAGTCTCCCAAGAAAAGGATCAGGGTCGCGGCCAATGATAGTTTTGGATACATCGCTAAAACCATTGGACCTCAGGATGTCATTGTGATGTTATTGAATAACTTGCGAGTTCAAGAACGTCAATTGAGAGTTTGTACTGCTGTTGCAATGGGAATTGTTGCAAAGACTTGTGCACCATTTACAGTACTTCCTGCAATTATGAACGAGTACAGAATTCCCGATAAAAATGTCCAGAATGGTGTCTTGAAGGCTCTTagtttcttgtttgaaTATCTCGATGGAAAAACAACGAAAGATTATCTATTTGCAATCACTCCTTTGTTGGAGGACGCCCTTACCGATAGAGACCAAGTACATCGTcaaacagcagcaactgTGATAAAGCACGTGGCTCTAAACTCTGTAGGATTGGCTAATATTGACTATCATGAAGTGTTTATCCActatttgaatttgatattGCCCAATGTGTTTGAAACGTCTCCACACGTGATTTCTCGTATCTTGGAAAGTATTGATGCTTTGAGGGTTGTTCTTGGAACTGGAATCTTTGTCAATTACTTATGGGCTGGTTTATTCCACCCAGCTAGGAAGGTGAGATCACCATATTGGAAGCTCTACAATTATGCCTACATGCAAAACAGTGATTCTCTTGTGCCATACTATCCACAAATTGAGAATTTGTCTGATGATGATACTGTTGAATATCACATAGAAGAGTTGGACTTATTCCTTTAA
- a CDS encoding predicted protein: MNPQQPYLNSKTFLNSLAVNDNNSSQLKTCSPDFKSTIPSDKPLFRRTSPRLHSQELPQTQSRERIVNEEQRDFEEEKTKEDQIPMFPASFNPRRASNMPAREKVQNWMKDIPFHYSTDNAMVYIDCFPAVASYSSSESGSQQELTDTDQILELQARRLTRYATRNYINDSEPIAHAEGDSYDDIDECYYESDGN; this comes from the coding sequence ATGAACCCCCAGCAACCTTACCTAAACTCCAAAACATTTTTAAACTCGTTGGCAgtcaacgacaacaactCTTCTCAACTTAAAACATGCTCTCCAGACTTCAAGAGCACAATTCCGTCAGACAAACCTctcttcagaagaacttctccCAGGTTGCATTCTCAAGAGTTGCCGCAAACACAATCTAGAGAGAGGATAGTTAACGAGGAACAAAGAGACTtcgaggaagaaaagacaaaagaagatcagatACCCATGTTTCCTGCTAGCTTCAACCCCAGAAGAGCTTCAAACATGCCTGCTAGGGAAAAAGTCCAAAACTGGATGAAAGATATTCCTTTCCACTACAGCACAGACAATGCAATGGTGTACATTGACTGCTTCCCTGCTGTAGCCAGCTATTCAAGCTCGGAAAGTGGATCTCAACAGGAACTCACAGACACCGATCAGATTCTTGAACTACAAGCCAGAAGATTGACACGATATGCCACCAGAAACTATATTAACGATTCTGAACCCATTGCTCATGCAGAAGGAGACTCTTATGACGACATCGACGAATGCTACTACGAGAGCGATGGCAAt
- the GPI16 gene encoding GPI transamidase component (GPI transamidase complex, GPI16/PIG-T component, involved in glycosylphosphatidylinositol anchor biosynthesis Cell wall/membrane/envelope biogenesis~go_component integral to membrane; GPI-anchor transamidase complex) produces YNESLNLRPLPRNKLLGQFQFHIDSQQFQLEYHNHSNTESRGLTLDHHYTYFPRALGPILESTNSRELHLRFTQGWWDEKSWGKLPSNGFRSGGTGVEVSVLIEAPDLATAKANWFRLTKALSGFFCASLNFIDDSITTLPKYAAGSQGKSIFSSQQENKLFFIRAALPSEPICTENLTPFLKLLPTRGKSGLSTLLDGHKVFDSLWHGMSIDITTVCDENSCSLHMDQTVNQVVDINRCKRKDEQGGLPKPTPGEKLRCDTSKDTYSPWTCFPLNDPTELDWSLQTIYGKQIHGPAFSDDPLGTSITIEVDPSQWEVNLAKSRKDITESYKISVENKYKISESIRDEGDYDIRFSTKNSEVVVPIETPPIYVARSLTGYSQDTGGFRISFTNPSATDAVDFLYFESLPWFMRLYLNTLKLQVKNNVNGEVTYDADVDAYISKRYYKPAVDRKRPSHLELSISIPPQQTLSFTYKFDKSLLLYHEYPPDANHGFAIEPAVITVVDNRGDAVYE; encoded by the coding sequence TACAATGAGTCGCTCAACTTGAGACCTTTACCCAGAAACAAGTTGCTAGGACAGTTTCAATTCCACATCGACTCGCAGCAGTTCCAATTGGAATACCACAACCACTCTAACACAGAGTCGCGTGGCCTCACACTCGACCATCATTATACCTATTTCCCACGAGCCCTTGGACCGATTCTTGAATCGACAAACTCGCGCGAATTGCACTTACGTTTCACCCAGGGCTGGTGGGATGAGAAATCATGGGGCAAACTTCCTTCCAACGGCTTTAGAAGTGGGGGAACGGGTGTGGAAGTCTCGGTGCTTATTGAGGCGCCAGATCTCGCTACAGCCAAAGCCAATTGGTTCCGTTTGACGAAAGCACTTTCAGGCTTTTTCTGTGCTTCATTGAATTTCATCGACGACTCCATTACAACATTACCCAAATACGCAGCCGGTTCTCAGGGCAAAAGCATATTTTCATCACAGCAGGAAAACAAACTCTTCTTTATTCGTGCTGCCTTGCCAAGTGAGCCTATCTGTACTGAGAACTTGACCccattcttgaagttgttgcCTACTAGAGGTAAATCTGGTTTGTCTACACTTTTAGATGGGCACAAAGTATTTGATTCGTTATGGCACGGAATGTCGATCGATATCACCACTGTTTGCGATGAAAACAGCTGCCTGTTGCATATGGACCAAACTGTGAAccaagttgtagatattAATAGATGCAAACGTAAAGACGAACAAGGCGGACTTCCAAAGCCAACTCCTGGTGAAAAGTTGCGGTGCGACACTTCCAAAGACACATACAGCCCTTGGACATGTTTCCCACTTAACGACCCAACGGAGTTGGATTGGAGCTTGCAAACAATCTACGGTAAACAAATCCATGGTCCAGCGTTTAGCGACGATCCCTTAGGCACTTCTATCACGATTGAAGTAGACCCTTCGCAATGGGAAGTCAATTTGGCGAAGAGTAGAAAAGATATTACGGAATCGTACAAAATATCTGTCGAAAATAAGTACAAAATCTCGGAATCTATCAGAGATGAGGGTGACTACGATATCAGATTTAGCACAAAGAATAGCGAAGTAGTGGTTCCTATTGAGACCCCTCCTATCTATGTGGCTCGCTCATTAACTGGCTATTCACAAGATACTGGAGGTTTCCGTATCTCGTTCACGAACCCCTCCGCTACAGACGCAGTGGATTTCTTGTACTTCGAATCGTTGCCATGGTTCATGAGATTGTACCTCAACACGTTGAAGCTACAAGTCAAGAACAATGTCAACGGAGAAGTTACTTACGACGCCGATGTTGATGCCTACATCAGTAAGAGATACTACAAACCGGCTGTAGATCGCAAGAGACCATCACATCTTGAATTATCGATCTCAATTCCACCTCAGCAGACATTGTCGTTCACCTACAAATTCgacaagtcgttgttgcTCTACCACGAGTATCCTCCAGATGCCAACCATGGTTTTGCCATTGAGCCTGCTGTCATCACTGTAGTCGATAACCGAGGAGATGCTGTCTACGAA
- a CDS encoding predicted protein, with translation ESEIQSTVNRVVRLILGRELKSQFIRREKISSEVNTKRHGLDLIIKRVNAELEKVYGLTLVETPPEKKSRVTKTTNVKVKQPFAIVSCLEPKSKKVLGELWQTSTNVNPEADAHGSKYFVPKYKKTEGPLSNIELVRTGIMLYIVSMLILAENYLSEDDLERGMERMGISKDSNKRNSNLGMNLQELVSDLIKKDYINKEVSKGTVESENRVIYSLGRRSLVEFPPQAVVEYVRVLYGEKFNADQTVMTIERTYGVKLE, from the exons GAATCTGAGATCCAGAGTACTGTCAACCGAGTAGTAAGGTTGATACTAGGACGGGAGTTGAAGAGCCAGTTTatcagaagagaaaagattTCCCTGGAAGTAAATACGAAAAGACATGGACTCGATTTGATAATCAAGAGAGTAAATGCTGAATTGGAGAAGGTCTATGGGTTGACTCTAGTTGAAACACCT CCCGAGAAAAAGTCCAGAGTGACGAAAACAACCAATGTTAAGGTCAAACAACCTTTTGCTATAGTGAGCTGTCTTGAACCTAAGTCCAAGAAAGTATTGGGAGAGTTGTGGCAAACTTCTACCAACGTCAATCCAGAGGCAGATGCGCATGGAAGTAAATACTTCGTTCCCAAGTATAAAAAAACCGAAGGTCCCCTCTCAAATATCGAGCTTGTAAGAACTGGAATCATGTTGTACATAGTGTCGATGTTGATTTTGGCAGAGAACTACCTTCTGGAAGATGACTTGGAAAGAGGCATGGAGAGAATGGGAATATCCAAAGATCTGAATAAGCGTAACAGCAACTTGGGTATGAATTTACAGGAATTGGTTAGtgatttgatcaagaaggatTATATCAACAAAGAGGTATCTAAAGGTACGGTGGAGTCGGAAAACCGGGTTATCTATTCTCTTGGGAGACGGTCTCTTGTAGAATTTCCGCCACAGGCTGTAGTAGAATATGTCAGAGTCCTCTACGGTGAGAAATTTAATGCCGATCAAACAGTCATGACAATAGAAAGGACATATGGAGTTAAGCTAGAG
- a CDS encoding predicted protein gives MSSNASVLLNRLLALKEPTPFLLVLDSLLQSAHYLLSEFAHHNNSKIIFLSYETTNIPSYASEWLDCSTVSTAEISDFVKKNSPPTTGTLVIIDSLNYVTNTEITQFLTSIIQPSVTILGVYHTNVPQEQSKILNYPSSLTLLSYIASSIFEVEYFPHHKIDLETLENKISRLEIPVNLGLNGSTFKLTLSNRRKSGRTLIYQYEINSTTHTYEIHKSVKDDANPEDEELLKDLTTFNLSTSNKQKLAREQVELPYMQAQESLGSSGGAIVYEFEKDDDYDEEDPYEDPF, from the exons ATGTCGCTGAACGCAAGTGTTCTCTTGAACAGGCTATTGGCTCTTAAGGAGCCTACACCGTTTCTCCTTGTTCTCGACTCGCTTCTTCAATCTGCCCATTACTTGCTCTCTGAGTTTGCCCATCACAATAATTCCAAAATCATCTTTCTATCCTACGAAACAACAAATATTCCACTGTATGCTTCTGAATGGTTGGATTGCTCAACAGTGTCAACAGCAGAAATCTCTGACtttgtcaagaaaaacTCTCCTCCAACTACGGGT ACGTTGGTGATAATAGATTCCCTCAACTATGTCACCAACACTGAAATCACACAATTTCTCACGAGCATCATACAACCCTCAGTCACTATATTGGGTGTATATCACACGAATGTGCCGCAAGAACAGAGCAAAATATTGAATtatccttcttctctaacTCTACTTTCATACattgcttcttctatattTGAAGTAGAGTACTTTCCACACCACAAGATAGACTTGGAAACTCTCGAAAACAAGATTTCCCGCTTGGAAATCCCTGTAAACTTAGGCTTAAACGGCTCAACCTTCAAATTAACGTTGTcgaatagaagaaaatcagGAAGAACGCTCATATACCAGTATGAAATCAACTCCACAACTCATACATACGAAATTCACAAATCTGTAAAAGATGACGCTAACccagaagatgaagagttgCTCAAAGATTTGACGACATTCAATTTGTCCACAAGCAACAAGCAGAAATTGGCTAGAGAGCAGGTGGAGTTGCCATACATGCAAGCGCAGGAGTCGTTGGGTTCTTCTGGAGGTGCCATTGTCTACGAATTTGAGAAGGATGACGATtatgacgaagaagaccCCTACGAAGATCCATTCTAG